One genomic window of Streptomonospora nanhaiensis includes the following:
- a CDS encoding nucleoside deaminase: MTRAEIDAALRLALAESARTAESGDVPVGAVVLDPGGAVIGTGRNRREADADPTAHAEVLALRAAARARGEWRLAGCTLAVTLEPCTMCAGAAVLARVDRVVYGARDPKAGAAGSLWDVLRDRRLNHRPEVVPPDLVSPGVADACAAVLTEFFARRRIR; this comes from the coding sequence ATGACCCGAGCCGAGATCGACGCCGCGCTGCGCCTGGCGCTCGCCGAGAGCGCGCGCACCGCCGAGAGCGGCGACGTCCCGGTGGGCGCGGTGGTCCTCGACCCCGGGGGCGCGGTGATCGGCACCGGCCGCAACCGCCGCGAGGCCGACGCCGACCCCACCGCCCACGCCGAGGTGCTGGCCCTGCGCGCGGCGGCGCGCGCCCGCGGCGAGTGGCGGCTGGCCGGCTGCACCCTGGCGGTCACCCTGGAGCCCTGCACGATGTGCGCGGGCGCCGCCGTGCTGGCCCGTGTGGACCGCGTGGTCTACGGCGCCCGCGACCCCAAGGCCGGCGCGGCCGGCTCCCTCTGGGACGTCCTGCGCGACCGCCGCCTCAACCACCGCCCCGAGGTGGTTCCGCCCGACCTCGTCTCGCCCGGCGTCGCCGACGCCTGCGCCGCCGTGCTGACCGAGTTCTTCGCACGCCGGCGCATCCGGTAA
- a CDS encoding DHA2 family efflux MFS transporter permease subunit produces MTATAALPTTGTTAGSGTAPAARRRWIALGVLSSAMLMSVLDGSIVTVALPAIQSDLGFSAAGLSWVVNAYLIAFGSLLLLAGRVGDLVGRKRVFLAGMALFTAASVLAGAAGTPAVLIAARLAQGVGSALVSAVALGILITLFTDPRERARAIAVFSFTGAAGASIGQVLGGVLTDALAWNWIFLINLPIGVAAIAVALPVLPADRPAARDGGADVLGALLISSGLMLAIYTVVRIEGHGWASGSTLGLGALALLLLAGFVARQATARTPLMPLRVLRSRSVWGANLVQVLMVAALFSFQVLVALYLQRVLDYGATLTGVAMLPAAVVIGVVSLVVAPRLIARFGERAVLLTGLVLLFGVLALLVRVPVEADYATDLLPAMLLAAGFGLALPALTALGMSDAREADAGLASGLFNTTQQIGMAMGVAVLSTLAAARTGALADAGADTATALTGGYHLAFAVGAGLIAAAFAVGAGLIAAAFAVAFTVLRRPGGASAAPRG; encoded by the coding sequence ATGACCGCCACCGCCGCGTTACCCACCACCGGCACCACCGCCGGGTCCGGCACCGCTCCGGCCGCGCGCCGGCGCTGGATCGCCCTGGGCGTCCTGTCGTCGGCGATGCTGATGTCGGTCCTGGACGGCAGCATCGTCACCGTCGCGCTGCCGGCCATCCAGAGCGACCTCGGCTTCTCGGCCGCCGGACTGAGCTGGGTCGTCAACGCCTACCTGATCGCCTTCGGCAGCCTGCTGCTGCTCGCCGGGCGGGTGGGCGACCTGGTCGGCCGCAAGCGGGTCTTCCTCGCGGGCATGGCGCTGTTCACCGCCGCCTCGGTGCTGGCCGGCGCCGCCGGCACCCCGGCCGTGCTGATCGCCGCCCGCCTCGCCCAGGGCGTCGGCAGCGCCCTGGTCTCGGCGGTCGCCCTGGGCATCCTCATCACCCTGTTCACCGATCCCCGCGAACGCGCCCGCGCCATCGCCGTCTTCAGCTTCACCGGCGCCGCGGGGGCGTCCATCGGGCAGGTGCTGGGCGGCGTGCTCACCGACGCGCTCGCCTGGAACTGGATCTTCTTGATCAACCTGCCGATCGGCGTCGCCGCGATCGCGGTCGCACTGCCGGTGCTGCCCGCCGACCGGCCCGCCGCGCGCGACGGCGGCGCCGACGTGCTCGGCGCGCTGCTGATCAGCTCCGGGCTGATGCTCGCGATCTACACCGTGGTGCGGATCGAGGGCCACGGCTGGGCCTCGGGGTCCACCCTGGGCCTGGGCGCGCTCGCGCTGCTCCTGCTGGCCGGGTTCGTCGCCCGCCAGGCCACCGCGCGCACCCCCCTGATGCCGCTGCGGGTGCTGCGCTCGCGCAGCGTGTGGGGCGCCAACCTGGTGCAGGTGCTGATGGTGGCCGCGCTGTTCTCCTTCCAGGTGCTGGTGGCGCTCTACCTCCAGCGGGTCCTGGACTACGGCGCGACGCTGACCGGCGTGGCCATGCTTCCCGCCGCCGTGGTCATCGGCGTGGTGTCGCTGGTCGTGGCGCCGCGCCTCATCGCCCGGTTCGGCGAGCGCGCGGTCCTGCTCACCGGCCTGGTGCTGCTGTTCGGGGTGCTGGCGCTGCTGGTGCGGGTGCCGGTGGAGGCCGACTACGCCACCGACCTGCTGCCGGCCATGCTGCTGGCCGCCGGGTTCGGGCTGGCGCTGCCCGCGCTCACCGCCCTGGGCATGTCCGACGCCCGCGAGGCCGACGCCGGACTGGCCTCGGGCCTGTTCAACACCACCCAGCAGATCGGCATGGCGATGGGCGTGGCCGTCCTCTCGACCCTGGCTGCCGCCCGCACCGGCGCCCTGGCCGACGCGGGCGCCGACACCGCCACGGCCCTGACCGGCGGCTACCACCTGGCCTTCGCGGTCGGGGCGGGCCTGATCGCCGCCGCCTTCGCGGTCGGGGCGGGCCTGATCGCCGCCGCCTTCGCGGTGGCGTTCACGGTCCTGCGCCGCCCCGGCGGCGCCTCGGCCGCTCCGCGCGGCTGA
- a CDS encoding alanine racemase: MDPTPLYLEPRLDDPLASLVESAEFLHTLTDALGSPLNIVVPDQAAANVERFRAVFRRHSLGGEICFAHKATRSSALVRRLAATGAGIDVASLGELQHALGAGFTGDRIVATGPKDPEFLWLAARTGAVVHLDGLAELDGLAELVRKHGLPRVRVLARLSGFASTGVRVLSRRSRFGVPAAGLDRLLDALERHRDAVEPIGTAYHLDTTSLDEKALAFEGCLVALDALRRRGFSPRAVDIGGGFGTGYLADGAQWERYTTELRRAVLGERPPLTWGGHGYGLRAEGGTLRGALGLYPAHRPLSGPDYLDRLLARTAPGLGRGLGALLLDSLGDLRIAPGRALLDQCGITLAAVAEVRREDSGDTVVRLAAKADDIGLEDHGVLVDPVVVPRAPAADPAPAAVYLTGSLCLESDLITRRLVHLPRLPRPGDLLAFANTAGYCMDFGATRAQGRPGARKVAVHRDAGRWQWCLDDRYWPIGRTGGTPA; encoded by the coding sequence ATGGATCCGACGCCGCTGTACCTGGAACCCCGCCTGGACGATCCGCTGGCGTCGCTGGTGGAATCCGCGGAGTTCCTGCACACGCTCACCGACGCACTCGGATCCCCGCTCAACATCGTGGTCCCCGACCAGGCCGCGGCCAATGTCGAGCGGTTCCGCGCGGTGTTCCGCCGGCACAGCCTCGGCGGTGAGATCTGCTTCGCGCACAAGGCCACCCGCTCCAGCGCCCTCGTGCGGCGCCTGGCGGCCACCGGCGCCGGAATCGACGTCGCCTCGCTCGGCGAACTCCAGCACGCGCTGGGCGCCGGGTTCACCGGCGACCGGATCGTGGCCACCGGGCCCAAGGACCCCGAATTCCTGTGGCTGGCCGCCCGCACCGGCGCCGTGGTGCACCTGGACGGCCTGGCCGAGCTGGACGGGCTGGCCGAACTCGTCCGCAAGCACGGCCTGCCGCGCGTGCGCGTGCTGGCGCGGCTGTCCGGGTTCGCCTCCACGGGCGTGCGCGTGCTCAGCCGGCGCAGCCGGTTCGGCGTGCCCGCCGCCGGACTCGACCGCCTGCTCGACGCCCTGGAACGCCACCGCGACGCCGTCGAGCCGATCGGCACCGCCTACCACCTCGACACCACGAGCCTGGACGAGAAGGCGCTGGCCTTCGAGGGCTGCCTGGTGGCGCTGGACGCCCTGCGCCGCCGCGGGTTCTCCCCGCGCGCCGTCGACATCGGCGGCGGGTTCGGCACCGGCTACCTGGCCGACGGCGCGCAGTGGGAGCGCTACACCACCGAGCTGCGCCGCGCCGTCCTGGGCGAGCGCCCGCCGCTGACCTGGGGCGGCCACGGCTACGGCCTGCGCGCCGAGGGCGGCACCCTGCGCGGCGCGCTGGGCCTCTACCCCGCCCACCGGCCGCTTTCGGGCCCCGACTACCTCGACCGGCTGCTCGCCCGCACCGCGCCCGGACTCGGCCGCGGCCTGGGCGCGCTCCTCCTCGACAGCCTCGGCGACCTGCGGATCGCGCCCGGCCGCGCGCTGCTGGACCAGTGCGGGATCACCCTCGCCGCCGTGGCCGAGGTGCGCCGCGAGGACTCCGGCGACACCGTGGTGCGCCTGGCCGCCAAGGCCGACGACATCGGCCTGGAGGACCACGGCGTGCTCGTCGACCCGGTGGTGGTGCCGCGCGCGCCCGCCGCCGACCCCGCGCCGGCGGCCGTCTACCTCACCGGCAGCCTGTGCCTGGAGTCCGACCTCATCACCCGCAGGCTGGTCCACCTGCCGCGCCTGCCCCGGCCGGGCGACCTCCTCGCCTTCGCCAACACCGCCGGCTACTGCATGGACTTCGGCGCCACCCGCGCCCAGGGCCGCCCCGGCGCCCGCAAGGTCGCCGTCCACCGGGACGCGGGCCGCTGGCAGTGGTGCCTGGACGACCGCTACTGGCCGATCGGCCGCACGGGAGGCACGCCGGCATGA
- a CDS encoding aminotransferase class V-fold PLP-dependent enzyme, with translation MTGRRTERQTERATDAAVELAAWQRPLRAQFPIIAGNPELAYLDSAATAQKPEAVLDAVRAYLTTANANAARGAYPWANATTDLVERVRERVKAFLGDPAPAASAVHFTGGTTEGLRTVARDWLTGHLRDGDEIVVPFADHRANLDPWLEARDLLARQGVRIAVRELPYQDSSGDYDYAALAAAVGPRTRFVAATHVHHVYGVDMNIDRLRRAVGPEPVICLDAAQSVGHLPVDVAALDVDFVAFSGHKALALPGTGAVWARQARGAPFTPGGWSGTPNTAGIASLEAALDWLEDAGPDRVRRWCTALTARLTDALRALDSYEVLGCRLSLAADSAVQHRVGLVAFRHRAISSGDLGFILFSRGFMVRTDSHCQAGAAESDGSVRVSVHVYNTVEEIDALAAALAELD, from the coding sequence ATGACGGGACGGCGGACCGAGCGGCAGACCGAGCGGGCGACGGACGCGGCGGTGGAGCTGGCGGCGTGGCAGCGCCCGCTGCGCGCGCAGTTCCCCATCATCGCGGGCAACCCGGAGCTGGCCTATCTGGACAGCGCGGCCACGGCGCAAAAGCCCGAGGCGGTGCTGGACGCCGTGCGCGCCTACCTCACCACCGCCAACGCCAACGCCGCCCGGGGCGCCTACCCGTGGGCCAACGCGACCACGGACCTGGTCGAGCGGGTGCGCGAGCGGGTGAAGGCGTTCCTGGGCGATCCCGCCCCCGCCGCCTCCGCCGTGCACTTCACCGGCGGCACCACCGAGGGGCTGCGCACCGTCGCCCGGGACTGGCTCACCGGCCACCTGCGCGACGGCGACGAGATCGTGGTGCCCTTCGCCGACCACCGCGCCAACCTCGACCCCTGGCTGGAGGCCCGCGACCTGCTGGCCCGCCAGGGGGTGCGGATCGCGGTGCGGGAGCTGCCCTACCAGGACTCCTCGGGCGACTACGACTACGCCGCCCTGGCGGCGGCGGTCGGCCCGCGCACGCGGTTCGTCGCGGCCACGCACGTGCACCACGTCTACGGTGTCGACATGAACATCGACCGGCTGCGGCGGGCGGTGGGACCCGAGCCGGTGATCTGCCTGGACGCCGCGCAGAGCGTGGGCCACCTGCCCGTCGACGTCGCGGCACTCGACGTCGACTTCGTGGCCTTCTCCGGGCACAAGGCGCTCGCGCTGCCGGGTACGGGCGCGGTGTGGGCCCGCCAGGCGCGCGGCGCCCCGTTCACCCCCGGCGGGTGGAGCGGCACGCCCAACACCGCCGGGATCGCGAGCCTTGAGGCGGCCCTGGACTGGCTGGAGGACGCCGGCCCCGACCGCGTGCGGCGCTGGTGCACCGCGCTGACGGCCCGGCTCACCGACGCCCTGCGCGCCCTGGACTCCTACGAGGTCCTGGGCTGCCGGCTCAGCCTGGCCGCCGACTCCGCGGTGCAGCACCGGGTCGGCCTCGTGGCGTTCCGCCACCGCGCGATCTCCTCGGGCGACCTGGGGTTCATCCTGTTCAGCCGGGGATTCATGGTGCGCACCGACAGCCACTGCCAGGCGGGGGCGGCGGAGTCCGACGGGTCGGTGCGGGTGAGCGTGCACGTGTACAACACCGTCGAGGAGATCGACGCCCTGGCCGCCGCCCTCGCGGAACTGGACTGA
- a CDS encoding Mut7-C RNAse domain-containing protein — MDRPGVRLRFAADLRFFLPHAHRHGEVRAPHDPTATLGHLVQALGVPLTEVGRLSVGGRAVPDSHRPAPGDTVEVAGVRRPQRLPFAPRFVLDVHLGALARRLRLVGVDTAYANDLDDDTLVEIANAERRALLTQDRRLLHRRALTAGAYVHGHDPDDQFRDVLGRFAPPLAPWTRCPACNGDVAPAAKETVAHLVEPGTRRSHDTFSRCRSCGRVYWPGAHHTRLADVVRTAESVVAAAAG; from the coding sequence ATGGACCGGCCCGGAGTGCGCCTGCGGTTCGCGGCGGACCTGCGCTTCTTCCTGCCCCACGCCCACCGGCACGGCGAGGTGCGCGCACCCCACGACCCCACCGCCACGCTCGGCCACCTCGTGCAGGCACTGGGCGTGCCGCTCACCGAGGTGGGACGGCTGTCGGTCGGCGGGCGCGCCGTGCCCGACTCCCACCGGCCCGCGCCCGGCGACACGGTCGAGGTCGCCGGCGTGCGCCGCCCGCAGCGGCTGCCGTTCGCGCCGCGCTTCGTGCTGGACGTCCACCTGGGCGCGCTCGCCCGCCGCCTGCGGCTGGTCGGCGTCGACACCGCCTACGCCAACGACCTCGACGACGACACGCTGGTGGAGATCGCCAACGCCGAGCGGCGCGCCCTGCTCACCCAGGACCGCCGCCTGCTGCACCGCCGCGCGCTCACGGCAGGCGCCTACGTGCACGGCCACGACCCCGACGACCAGTTCCGCGACGTCCTCGGCCGCTTCGCGCCGCCGCTGGCCCCCTGGACGCGCTGCCCGGCGTGCAACGGCGACGTGGCACCCGCCGCCAAGGAGACGGTGGCCCACCTCGTGGAGCCCGGCACCCGCCGCAGCCACGACACCTTCAGCCGGTGCCGGTCCTGCGGCCGGGTCTACTGGCCCGGCGCCCACCACACCCGCCTGGCCGACGTGGTCCGCACCGCGGAGTCGGTGGTCGCCGCGGCGGCCGGCTGA
- a CDS encoding tRNA adenosine deaminase-associated protein, with protein MTELELSDDDGSGDFAAVAYREENYWDVYLLPVALTQDFKGVLHALRQQPSISGAIGLLSIGDDFFVIVRVYGDDVSLFLSDVTASVDWQVARDVLEYLDIDVPDDEDLDQVLPAGDMSILADLGLDEMELGALAGDLDLYPDEVLASIAERIGFQQAFQRAVDSMG; from the coding sequence ATGACGGAACTCGAACTGAGCGACGACGACGGAAGCGGCGACTTCGCCGCGGTCGCCTACCGCGAGGAGAACTACTGGGACGTCTACCTGCTGCCGGTGGCACTCACCCAGGACTTCAAGGGCGTGCTGCACGCCCTGCGCCAGCAGCCCAGCATCAGCGGCGCGATCGGCCTGCTGTCGATCGGTGACGACTTCTTCGTCATCGTGCGCGTCTACGGCGACGACGTCAGCCTCTTCCTCTCCGACGTCACCGCCTCGGTCGACTGGCAGGTGGCGCGCGACGTTCTGGAGTACCTGGACATCGACGTCCCCGACGACGAGGACCTCGACCAGGTCCTGCCCGCCGGCGACATGTCGATCCTGGCCGACCTCGGCCTGGACGAGATGGAGTTGGGCGCGCTCGCCGGCGACCTCGACCTCTACCCCGACGAGGTGCTGGCCAGCATCGCCGAGCGGATCGGATTCCAGCAGGCGTTCCAGCGTGCCGTCGACTCGATGGGGTAG
- a CDS encoding pyridoxal-phosphate dependent enzyme, with the protein MRYDSITDAIGDTPLVRIAPEVHGLRNIDLYAKLEMLNPFGSVKDRAAWNMARHRIADAQARGATVVELSSGNTAKALAVIAGMHGLRFKSVTNRMRVPEIKDLLLLLGAEIEELPGQTECLDPDLADDPLTAVHRELTAMGDAHLHTDQYFNERNTEAHAAGTGPEIIADLDGRAPDWFIACVGTAGSSTGVARVLRAHDPGVRVVGLVAGKSDFIPGIRDIDEVREVGLFDPAAYDAIDPVSTDDAVDGMVTLMRRCGILAGPTGGAAYTGAVRRLRAVDDTLTGRATAVFIVCDRSESYLGYVRRHRPELFDRAAADPNTVASVSAAEARSAAALDPAAAREWIARRRPTVVDLRSPFAFRALHIEGSINIVDEVFGELVRGGLPFGRRQPVLLACPVGEQSARYAALLARMGHEEVYSLAGGIIGWRDAGAPLVAD; encoded by the coding sequence ATGAGATACGACAGCATCACCGACGCCATCGGCGACACCCCGCTGGTGCGGATCGCCCCCGAGGTGCACGGGCTGCGCAACATCGACCTCTACGCCAAGCTGGAGATGCTCAACCCGTTCGGCTCGGTCAAGGACCGCGCCGCCTGGAACATGGCCCGGCACCGGATCGCCGACGCCCAGGCGCGCGGGGCCACCGTCGTGGAGCTGTCCAGTGGCAACACCGCCAAGGCGCTGGCCGTCATCGCGGGCATGCACGGCCTGCGGTTCAAGAGCGTCACCAACCGCATGCGGGTGCCCGAGATCAAGGACCTGCTCCTGCTGCTGGGCGCCGAGATCGAGGAGCTGCCCGGGCAGACCGAGTGCCTGGACCCCGACCTCGCCGACGACCCGCTCACCGCCGTGCACCGCGAGCTGACCGCCATGGGCGACGCCCACCTGCACACCGACCAGTACTTCAACGAGCGCAACACCGAGGCGCACGCGGCCGGCACCGGGCCCGAGATCATCGCCGACCTCGACGGCCGGGCGCCCGACTGGTTCATCGCCTGCGTGGGCACCGCCGGGTCCTCCACCGGGGTGGCGCGGGTGCTGCGCGCCCACGACCCCGGGGTGCGGGTGGTCGGGCTGGTCGCCGGGAAGTCCGACTTCATCCCCGGCATCCGCGACATCGACGAGGTCCGCGAGGTCGGCCTGTTCGACCCGGCGGCCTACGACGCGATCGACCCGGTCAGCACCGACGACGCCGTCGACGGCATGGTCACCCTGATGCGCCGCTGCGGCATCCTGGCCGGTCCCACGGGCGGCGCCGCCTACACCGGCGCCGTGCGCCGGCTGCGCGCGGTCGACGACACGCTGACCGGGCGCGCCACGGCCGTGTTCATCGTCTGCGACCGGAGCGAGAGCTACCTCGGCTACGTCCGGCGCCACCGCCCCGAGCTGTTCGACCGCGCGGCCGCCGACCCCAACACCGTGGCGTCGGTGAGCGCCGCCGAGGCGAGGTCGGCGGCGGCGCTGGACCCCGCGGCGGCGCGCGAGTGGATCGCCCGGCGCCGGCCCACCGTGGTCGACCTGCGCAGCCCGTTCGCGTTCCGCGCCCTGCACATCGAGGGCTCGATCAACATCGTGGACGAGGTCTTCGGCGAGCTGGTGCGCGGCGGACTACCGTTCGGCCGGCGCCAGCCGGTGCTCCTGGCCTGCCCGGTGGGCGAGCAGTCCGCGCGCTACGCCGCGCTGCTGGCGCGCATGGGCCACGAGGAGGTCTACAGCCTGGCCGGCGGGATCATCGGCTGGCGCGACGCGGGCGCGCCGCTGGTCGCCGACTGA
- a CDS encoding PH domain-containing protein has protein sequence MRLVAPPNRAPASVNRYLLPYEQDVVTIRRHPAVLIGPVAAVLGALIIAGILSNTVVASSAAVLAVIWWVWLLILVWFVWRVAGWSVDYFVITSQRLLLTQGLITRQVNMMPLGKVTDMRFERTLLGRFLGYGTFVMESAGQDQALSRINFVPYPEQLYLEVVGLIFKDPNE, from the coding sequence ATGAGGCTCGTCGCACCGCCGAACCGGGCTCCGGCCTCGGTCAACCGCTACCTTCTGCCCTACGAACAGGACGTCGTCACCATCCGTCGGCACCCCGCGGTGCTGATCGGGCCGGTCGCGGCGGTGCTCGGCGCGCTCATCATCGCGGGCATCCTGAGCAACACCGTCGTCGCCTCCAGCGCCGCCGTGCTGGCGGTCATCTGGTGGGTGTGGCTGCTCATCCTGGTGTGGTTCGTCTGGCGGGTGGCCGGGTGGTCGGTCGACTACTTCGTCATCACGTCGCAGCGGCTGCTGCTGACGCAGGGGCTGATCACCCGCCAGGTGAACATGATGCCCCTGGGCAAGGTCACGGACATGCGCTTCGAGCGCACCCTGCTCGGGCGGTTCCTGGGCTACGGCACCTTCGTCATGGAGTCGGCCGGTCAGGACCAGGCGCTGAGCAGGATCAACTTCGTGCCCTATCCCGAGCAGCTCTACCTTGAGGTGGTCGGGCTGATCTTCAAGGATCCGAACGAGTAA
- a CDS encoding TIGR03618 family F420-dependent PPOX class oxidoreductase, with the protein MDDTTTASAPAGPAPRVLTDEELSRLLSEQRFGVLATVKKSGHPHMSTVLYHWSPQERVVRVSATADRLKVRHLRRNPRAAVHVSAGPWAFAVAEGEAEVSAETTAPGDAVGRELLSLIPALDGPEAEAAFLAQQVAERRVVIRVRVDRLYGTALDVAEEG; encoded by the coding sequence ATGGACGACACCACCACCGCATCCGCCCCCGCCGGCCCGGCGCCCCGGGTGCTCACCGACGAGGAGCTGTCCCGGCTGCTGAGCGAGCAGCGGTTCGGCGTGCTGGCCACCGTCAAGAAGTCCGGCCACCCGCACATGTCCACCGTGCTCTACCACTGGAGCCCGCAGGAGCGGGTGGTCCGGGTGTCGGCCACGGCCGACCGGCTCAAGGTGCGCCACCTGCGCCGCAACCCCCGGGCGGCCGTGCACGTGAGCGCGGGACCGTGGGCCTTCGCCGTGGCCGAGGGCGAGGCCGAGGTGTCGGCGGAGACCACCGCTCCCGGCGACGCGGTCGGCCGGGAACTGCTGTCGCTGATCCCAGCCCTGGACGGCCCCGAGGCCGAGGCGGCGTTCCTCGCCCAGCAGGTGGCCGAGCGCCGCGTGGTCATCCGCGTCCGCGTCGACCGTTTGTACGGCACGGCCCTGGACGTCGCCGAAGAGGGGTGA
- a CDS encoding DUF2000 domain-containing protein, giving the protein MALRTKLVLVVDETLPMAHAVNAAMVTGLALGGRLPHLLAADGKDASGGVHAGLNPNPVPVLTAGSADLRALAEAARADDELTVVGFNEVARRSRDYAAYLDALALTPAEEVDYVAVAVFGPRNRVNPLTKRLPLLR; this is encoded by the coding sequence ATGGCGCTGCGGACGAAGCTGGTACTGGTCGTGGACGAGACGCTGCCGATGGCCCACGCCGTGAACGCGGCGATGGTCACCGGGCTGGCTCTGGGCGGGCGGCTGCCGCACCTGCTCGCCGCCGACGGCAAGGACGCCTCGGGCGGGGTGCACGCGGGGCTGAACCCCAACCCGGTACCGGTCCTGACGGCCGGCTCCGCCGACCTGCGGGCTCTCGCCGAGGCGGCGCGCGCCGACGACGAATTGACCGTGGTGGGGTTCAACGAGGTCGCCCGGCGCAGCCGCGACTACGCGGCCTACCTCGACGCGCTGGCGCTGACCCCCGCCGAGGAGGTCGACTACGTCGCGGTCGCGGTGTTCGGGCCGCGCAACCGGGTCAACCCCCTGACCAAGCGGCTGCCGCTGCTGCGCTGA
- a CDS encoding tRNA adenosine deaminase-associated protein encodes MAIFSAVFCRGQDDEWRGVGVEGDLAEAATIDDIADTMRDVSGAAAEGTMVLLVEADDEWFAVVRVDDHTDPRVFLSDVRVVHEHPVAALLQQSGGIEAPEQTEGTGQKPYPVPGGDTELLADIGVPAGDLVSLTTSEGLLPGDVLAEIAERAGFAEPLDALRL; translated from the coding sequence GTGGCGATCTTCTCAGCGGTCTTCTGCCGCGGCCAGGACGACGAGTGGAGGGGTGTCGGCGTCGAGGGCGACCTCGCCGAGGCCGCCACCATCGACGACATCGCCGACACCATGCGCGACGTCTCCGGCGCCGCGGCCGAGGGCACCATGGTCCTGCTGGTGGAGGCCGACGACGAGTGGTTCGCGGTCGTGCGCGTGGACGACCACACCGACCCCCGCGTCTTCCTCTCCGACGTGCGCGTGGTGCACGAGCACCCCGTCGCCGCGCTGCTGCAGCAGAGCGGCGGCATCGAGGCCCCCGAGCAGACCGAGGGCACCGGGCAGAAGCCCTACCCCGTGCCGGGCGGCGACACCGAACTGCTCGCCGACATCGGCGTTCCGGCGGGCGACCTGGTGTCGCTGACCACCAGCGAGGGCCTGCTGCCCGGCGACGTGCTCGCCGAGATCGCCGAGCGCGCCGGCTTCGCCGAACCCCTGGACGCGCTGCGGCTGTAG
- a CDS encoding STAS domain-containing protein, producing the protein MVTAFATSLHSRSRPVVAAMPAEIDVYNRAELLNRLTALLETAPGTLIVDMTDTVFCDSAAVHVLVDAQRAAHAAGRRIRVAAPNRAVRRVLEICQIDRLMPVYRSLHEAAPPRPTAG; encoded by the coding sequence ATGGTCACGGCATTCGCAACCTCGCTCCACTCCCGCTCCCGGCCCGTCGTGGCCGCGATGCCCGCGGAGATCGACGTCTACAACCGCGCCGAACTGCTGAACCGGCTGACCGCCCTGCTGGAGACGGCGCCGGGGACCCTCATCGTGGACATGACCGACACCGTCTTCTGCGACTCCGCCGCGGTGCACGTGCTCGTCGACGCCCAGCGCGCCGCCCACGCCGCCGGCCGCCGCATCCGGGTCGCCGCCCCCAACCGCGCGGTCCGCAGGGTGCTGGAGATCTGCCAGATCGACCGGCTCATGCCCGTCTACCGCAGCCTGCACGAGGCCGCACCGCCCCGGCCCACCGCGGGGTGA
- a CDS encoding three-helix bundle dimerization domain-containing protein: MPDKISPPRDLSPVVDRLNAEFTGVHDPATVTRCVDAARQGALDVTGRATADLVERIARQHLQVLALAFAERR, translated from the coding sequence ATGCCGGACAAGATCAGCCCGCCGCGCGACCTCTCCCCCGTTGTCGACCGGCTGAACGCCGAGTTCACCGGTGTGCACGATCCCGCCACCGTCACCAGATGCGTCGACGCGGCGCGCCAGGGCGCCCTCGACGTCACCGGCCGCGCCACCGCCGACCTCGTGGAGCGCATCGCCCGCCAGCACCTGCAGGTTCTCGCCCTCGCCTTCGCCGAGCGCCGGTGA
- the upp gene encoding uracil phosphoribosyltransferase — MDTLVVDHPLVAHKLTTLRDVRTDSPTFRRLTDELVTLLAYEATHDVRVADVTVDTPLMPMTGVQLTRPTPLVVPILRAGLGMLDGMTRLLPTAEVGFLGMARDEETLRPATYADRLPNDLSGRQCYVLDPMLATGGTLAAAMRLLVERGADHVTAICLLAAPEGLRTLAEKVGEPAATLRVVTAAIDDRLNEKGFILPGLGDAGDRLYGSV, encoded by the coding sequence ATGGACACCTTGGTCGTCGACCACCCGCTCGTCGCGCACAAGCTGACAACGCTGCGCGACGTCCGCACCGACTCCCCGACCTTCCGCCGGCTGACGGACGAACTGGTGACGCTGCTGGCCTACGAGGCGACCCACGACGTTCGCGTGGCCGACGTGACGGTGGACACACCGCTGATGCCGATGACGGGCGTGCAGCTCACCCGTCCCACCCCCCTGGTGGTGCCCATCCTGCGCGCCGGGCTGGGCATGCTCGACGGCATGACCCGGCTGCTGCCCACCGCCGAGGTCGGGTTCCTGGGCATGGCCCGCGACGAGGAGACCCTGCGCCCGGCCACCTACGCCGACCGCCTGCCCAACGACCTGTCCGGCCGGCAGTGCTACGTCCTGGACCCCATGCTCGCCACGGGCGGCACGCTGGCGGCGGCGATGCGGCTCCTGGTGGAGCGCGGGGCCGACCACGTCACGGCGATCTGCCTTCTGGCCGCGCCCGAGGGCCTGCGCACCCTGGCCGAAAAGGTCGGCGAGCCCGCCGCGACGCTGCGCGTGGTGACCGCCGCCATCGACGACCGCCTCAACGAGAAGGGGTTCATCCTGCCCGGGCTGGGCGACGCCGGCGACCGCCTCTACGGCAGCGTCTGA